Proteins co-encoded in one Marinomonas sp. IMCC 4694 genomic window:
- a CDS encoding CvpA family protein, which produces MSTVDWLIIAVVVLSTLLSLKRGFVKEVLSLLTWVVAFVVSVKFSDQMQALLLDQVQSDQIRYIVSFVSLFIATLVVGALVSYLLGSLIQVTGLSSTDRVLGMLFGFARGSLVVVAFVSLLSLSPAIEKTEFWKTSQLIPQLGQLNNWTRDVLGKSSDLIDSTLIDRVLGN; this is translated from the coding sequence ATGTCGACGGTTGATTGGTTGATTATTGCAGTAGTGGTTCTTTCTACTTTGTTGAGTCTCAAAAGAGGTTTTGTCAAAGAAGTTCTGTCGCTTTTAACTTGGGTAGTCGCTTTTGTGGTGTCGGTCAAGTTTTCTGACCAGATGCAGGCGCTGTTACTTGATCAGGTTCAAAGCGACCAAATACGTTACATTGTGTCGTTTGTTTCTCTTTTTATTGCGACTTTGGTGGTCGGGGCGCTGGTGAGTTATTTATTAGGCTCTTTGATTCAGGTCACAGGATTATCCAGCACAGATAGAGTGCTAGGTATGTTGTTTGGTTTTGCTCGTGGTAGCTTGGTTGTGGTGGCTTTTGTCTCTTTGTTAAGCTTAAGTCCAGCCATCGAGAAAACAGAATTTTGGAAGACGTCTCAATTGATTCCGCAACTGGGCCAATTGAACAATTGGACACGTGATGTGTTAGGCAAGAGTTCGGATCTTATTGATTCAACTCTCATAGACCGTGTCCTTGGTAATTAG
- a CDS encoding SPOR domain-containing protein, which yields MIDKTLIYRLIGAGIMVASAAVVLPLILDGERPPELDVRVDISNPPDFPTIDIATVQPVDSLASDLASTNDQSHDDITLIPVPKSANDVQSNASAESSKSLSKSAVELAADRWTLQIATFKSKENTQRLVEKLKKANYDAYSLTTNSLYKVYVGPEFKRESLEEMREDIKKKFSLNGIVIKYSVN from the coding sequence ATGATAGACAAAACTCTTATATACAGACTGATAGGTGCCGGTATCATGGTGGCTTCAGCCGCCGTTGTATTGCCGTTAATTTTGGATGGTGAGCGCCCGCCTGAATTAGATGTGCGAGTGGATATCTCGAATCCACCTGATTTTCCTACCATTGACATCGCAACCGTTCAACCTGTAGACAGTTTGGCGTCTGATTTGGCCAGCACTAATGACCAAAGCCACGATGATATCACGCTTATTCCTGTGCCGAAATCGGCCAACGATGTCCAAAGTAATGCTTCTGCTGAGTCTTCGAAATCTTTGTCAAAATCGGCAGTTGAGCTGGCAGCTGATCGCTGGACGTTGCAGATAGCGACATTTAAAAGCAAAGAGAATACACAGCGCTTGGTTGAGAAGTTAAAAAAAGCAAATTACGATGCGTACAGCTTGACAACAAATTCACTCTATAAGGTGTATGTTGGCCCCGAATTTAAGCGCGAGTCATTAGAGGAAATGCGTGAGGACATTAAGAAAAAGTTCAGTCTCAATGGTATTGTGATTAAATATTCCGTGAATTAA